GCTGAACGAGTGGGGCGCACAACCATGCTCCCGGCTTCTCCTGCCATCGATTCACCGGTTACAGATACAGATAACCCCCATAGAGCAAGAGCTGTATGAGCGGCTTTCTGAGAGCCGCACACATGGCTACATAATCGGTAGATATTCTAAACAAGAAGATGTTTCTCATTCGGCGCAGCAGCCTGGCTCTGTGCCGGTAGCCGGAAGCATGTAATATGATGATCGCACCCAGGGCATCTGGCTTTGGCTGTGAGGATAAAGAGAAGGGGAATACGATGAATATTGTGGGCATCCTGGAACGATGCGGGGTTGGTGGGATTAAGCTGGGCCAGTTTGCCAGTACTCGGTATGATCTGCTGCCAGCCGGATGGATTGAGCAGTTGTCTCGGCTGCGGGAACAAAACCGGCCGGTTCATCTGCAGTTGGATGAGAGCCCTTTTCTGTACCTAGATCCGGTACCGATCGCGACGGCTTCTATCGGGCAAGTTTACCGGGGTGTACTGCAGACCGGGGAAGAGGTAGCGATCAAAGTACAAAAGCCGGGCGCGGAGCGGCAGATCCGCCAGACCATCCGGCTGCTTAAAATGATTTTTGCTCTGCCGGCGCTCTGGCATCCACGCAGCCGGGACATGCTGTGGTTGGTTGGTGAGTTTGAGCGTACATTGCGGGATGAAACCAATTACCTGGTCGAAGCCAGTAACATGGATCGCATGCGGGCGACTGCATCGATCCGTATTCCTAAAGTGTTCTGGGAACACACCACTAAGCGGCAGCTGGTGACCGAGTTTATCCATGGCGAAACCCTCGGTACCCAGCATGCCGAAAAAGCAAAAGAACTTGTTCATACCCTGATGGAGCAAATGCTGCTGCAGGGTCTTTTCCATGCGGATCTGCATCCCGGGAACCTCAAGGTCCAGCCAGACGGCCAGCTGGTGATGCTGGACTTTGGTATGGTCGGACGTCTTTCGGGACGCCTGCGGGAAAGTCTGATCCTGCTGGCTTACGGCTTTTTGATCGAC
The DNA window shown above is from Paenibacillus bovis and carries:
- a CDS encoding ABC1 kinase family protein gives rise to the protein MNIVGILERCGVGGIKLGQFASTRYDLLPAGWIEQLSRLREQNRPVHLQLDESPFLYLDPVPIATASIGQVYRGVLQTGEEVAIKVQKPGAERQIRQTIRLLKMIFALPALWHPRSRDMLWLVGEFERTLRDETNYLVEASNMDRMRATASIRIPKVFWEHTTKRQLVTEFIHGETLGTQHAEKAKELVHTLMEQMLLQGLFHADLHPGNLKVQPDGQLVMLDFGMVGRLSGRLRESLILLAYGFLIDQEQLVMESMLQLCTYSKPPNPDALLQEVRRFMDLYISTPLNRVDFRSALFELLGMLRSYGIFIKPEMVYVVKALVTTEGVAVGLDGSINIKGMMAPLQEKMLQTGIDLLAARLQIDALTALRNIDFKEVIPQKR